In a single window of the Arachis hypogaea cultivar Tifrunner chromosome 6, arahy.Tifrunner.gnm2.J5K5, whole genome shotgun sequence genome:
- the LOC112805504 gene encoding uncharacterized protein, translating into MAEFVILRDSTAYNIILGRKTINDFEAIINTKLLVMKFVTDDGSIGTIRGDLETAVACDNASLSLRKKSKEASGVFLADLDARVDDKPRPEPEGDLEKFRIGDDVEKFTFVNKNLPHELKEPLIEMIRANKDLFAWTPADMPGIDPKIISHHLAVKADARPVAQRRRKMSAERAEEVARQTASLLEAGFIREVDYSTWLSNVVLVRKHNGKTVEVYVDDILAKTTRPDDLLNDLASVFTSLRQHGMRLNPLKCAFAMEAGKFLGFMITQRGVEANPEKCQAILQMRSPGCIKDVQRLAGRLTSLSRFLGASATKALPFFNLMKKGMAFEWTPACEEAFQHFKEILAAPPVLGKPKDGEPLYLYLAITSEALAAVLVREDGKAQQPVYFISRALQGAELRYSKLEKLALALLASSRRLKQYFQSHQVVVRTDQGIRQVLQKPDLAGRMMTWSIELSQYDIRYEPRQAIKAQAMADFLVEVTGDPSEEVGTRWKLHVDGASNQTFGGVGIILESPIGVVYEQSVRFEFLISNNQAEYEALIGGLTLAAEVGAKRLEICSDSQVVTSQVNGSYQAKDPLLQKYLEKVKSLSQKFEEVTVHHVPRERNTRADLLSKLASTKPGEGNRSLIQGMTREPAITLHMTTLGSSWLDPITNFLEHDKLPSDEKDAAKLRREAAKYAVIQGQLFRKGLSQPLLKCLHPD; encoded by the exons ATGGCGGAGTTCGTAATCCTCCGAGATTCCACTGCCTACAACATCATCTTaggaagaaaaacaatcaacgaTTTCGAAGCCATAATCAACACAAAGCTGCTAGTCATGAAGTTCGTTACCGATGACGGATCTATAGGAACCATAAGGGGAGACCTCGAGACGGCGGTCGCTTGTGACAACGCCAGCCTCTCCCTCAGGAAGAAGTCCAAGGAGGCATCCGGTGTGTTCCTAGCCGACCTTGATGCCAGAGTGGACGACAAGCCGAGACCAGAACCAGAAGGGGATCTGGAGAAGTTTAGAATAGGTGACGACGTGGAAAAATTCACATTCGTTAACAAGAATCTCCCGCATGAGTTGAAGGAGCCTTTGATCGAAATGATAAGAGCCAACAAGGACTTGTTCGCCTGGACTCCAGctgacatgccgggcatagacccaaaAATCATCTCGCATCATCTAGCTGTCAAGGCGGATGCACGCCCAGTGGCCCAACGGAGGAGAAAGATGTCGGCGGAAagagcagaggaggtggccaggcagacggccagcctcctagaagcaggCTTCATACGGGAAGTAGACTACTCGACATGGCTCTCGAATGTGGTATTGGTGAGAAAACACAACg GAAAAACAgttgaagtctacgtggacgacatcctaGCAAAAACGACACGACCTGACGACCTCCTGAACGACCTAGCGAGTGTATTCACCTCCCTCCGTCAACACGGTATGAGGCTGAATCCCCTCAAGTGCGCCTTCGCCATGGAAGCCGGCaagttcctgggattcatgataACTCAGAGAGGGGTAGAAGCTAACCCGGAGAAATGCCAGGCAATACTCCAGATGAGGAGCCCGGGTTGCATCAAGGACGTCCAGAGGTTGGCAGGACGGTTGACCTCTTTATCCCGATTTCTCGGAGCTTCGGCAACAAAGGCCCTGCCATTCTTTAACCTCATGAAGAAAGGGATGGCGTTCGAGTGGACACCCGCATGTGAAGAAGCCTTTCAGCACTTCAAGGAAATCTTGGCAGCACCACCCGTTCTCGGGAAGCCAAAAGACGGGGAACCACTATACCTATACCTCGCCATAACGAGTGAAGCCCTGGCCGCAGTCCTGGTACGGGAGGACGGAAAAGCTCAACAACCAGTCTATTTCATAAGCAGGGCCTTGCAAGGGGCAGAATTAAGGTATAGCAAGTTGGAAAAGCTAGCCTTAGCACTCCTGGCTTCCTCTCGAAGGTTAAAACAGTACTTCCAGAGCCACCAAGTTGTCGTCAGAACGGACCAAGGGATCCGGCAAGTACTTCAAAAACCCGATctggcgggaagaatgatgacttggtccaTCGAACTCTCCCAGTATGACATACGATACGAACCCCGGCAAGCCATCAAGGCGCAGGCAATGGCGGATTTCCTAGTAGAAGTGACGGGAGATCCAAGCGAAGAGGTGggtacacggtggaagctccatgtggacggagcctccaaccagaccTTTGGAGGCGTCGGGATCATCCTGGAAAGCCCGATTGGGGTTGTATACGAACAGTCGGTCAGATTCGAGTTTCTCATCtcgaacaaccaggcagaatatgaagcccttaTAGGAGGCTTAACCCTGGCGGCAGAAGTCGGCGCTAAAAGACTAGAAATATGCAGCGATTCCCAAGTCGTCACCTCCCAAGTAAACGGTAGCTATCAGGCCAAAGACCCCCTGCTacagaagtacttggaaaaggttaaaagcttgagccaaaagtTTGAAGAGGTCACAGTCCACCACGTAcctagagaaaggaacacacgggcagacctcctatcAAAGTTGGCCAGCACAAAGCCAGGGGAAGGGAACCGGTCTCTCATCCAAGGCATGACAAGAGAACCAGCGATCACACTGCACATGACAACCCTAGGTTCTTCAtggctagaccccatcaccaactTCCTAGAACACGACAAACTCCCTAGTGATGAAAAGGATGCGGCAAAATTAAGAAGAGAAGCGGCCAAGTACGCCGTCATCCAAGGACAGCTGTTCAGGAAAGGGCTCAGCCAACCCCTGCTGAAGTGCCTACATCCCGACTAA